A stretch of DNA from Ctenopharyngodon idella isolate HZGC_01 chromosome 6, HZGC01, whole genome shotgun sequence:
cctgaaggacgcgtactttcatgtctcgattctacCTCGACACAGGCCGTTTCTGTGCTTTGCTTTCGAGGGtcaggcatatcagtacaaagccCTGCCCTttgggctggccctgtcgccccacATCTTCACGAAGGTTGCAGAGGCAGCTATCGTTCCAATGAAAGAACGTGGCATTCGcattctcaactacctcgatGACTGGCTCATTTTAGCCCATTCGTCAGAACAGTTGTGCGATCATATGGACATGGTGCTCAggcacctcagccagttgggtcttcaggtcaactggaacaagagcaaactctcccctgtgCAGAGATCCCTTATCTCAGTATGGAGTTGGACAGCAGTCCCAGAGGCAAGACAGCGGTCCCACTGAAAagttttcagaggctcctggggcatttGACAGCCGCAGCCACAGTAACACCGCTCGGGCTGCTCCATATGAGACCACTTCAACACTGCTGCCTCCACCCGGTCACCGGCGGCGGATCCTCTGTCCGCTCATCGCCGAGGGCATCcttggttttgttttcttctgttCTGCCGCTGGCCAACTTcaataaaagagcagtttccaaTATCTTTGGGTCTCGGGACTTCAGGAATGACAGTGCGCGATGCCACGGAGCCTCGCAGCcagatagcacgcctcacagaggagcGCATCaagtcggtgttgaactgcctgaattcGTTCAGAGCCAAGACAGCGGTcccactgaaattttttcagaggctcctggggcatatggcagccacAGCCACAGTAACGCCACTCGGGCTGCtccatatgagaccgcttcaacgCTGGCTTCATGGCCgtgtcccgagatgggcgtggcagagCGGCACACACCGGGTACACATTACCCTGCACTGTCTGCAAAAAATACAGCCCGTAATCGGACCCTTCTTTCCTACGGGCAGGAGTTTACTTAGGACAGATGTCCAGGCATGCTGAGGTCTCTACAGATGCCTTTGCCACAGGCTGGGGGGCCACGTACTTGCAGTACGTCTTGCGCTGGGCCGCTTGAAGGTGCCACTACAGCACAAACATGTACTGGTCCATACGGACAGCACTGCGACCATTGCGTACATctaccatcagggtggtctgcGCTCCCGTTGCATGTTGCAATTCGCCTGCCATCTCCtcctatggagtcagaagcatctgaggccACTTCATGCCATTCACATCCCTGGCTTGCTCAATCGTGCAGCCAACAATCTCTCACGACAGCCTGCACTTTTGGGAGAGTGgtgactccatccccaggtggtccagctgatatGGGACCTCTTCGGAGCCACACAGGTATACCTGTTTGCTTCTCTGAGTCTGGACTTGACCCAttgccagttgttctattctCTGACCGAGAAAACCCTTGGCACAGATgtactggcacacagctggccctgGGACCTGCGCaagtatgcgtttcccccaaTGAGCCTTCTTGCACAGACactgcaaagtcagggaggacgagaaGCAGGTCCTGTTAGTTGCGCCGtactggcccaaccggacctggttcccagaactgaTGCTCCAAGCGACAGTACCTctctggcccattcctctgaggaaggacctacTCTCTCAGAGACGGGACACCCTATGGCACCCACGTCcggacctctggaaactccatgacTGGTCCCTGTATGGGACGTTGAGGTTCTAGGTGACCTACCCCAGTCAGTGgtagacaccatcacttccgctagagctccctCTACAAGGCGCTTCTATGTGTTGAAGTGAAACCTGTTAGTCAAATGGTGTTCTTCTCGCCGGGAagacccccgaagatgctcgatcAGAACCATGCTTTCCATCTTGCAAGATGggttggagcgaaggctgtctctctctccacctcaaggtgtatgttgcagTGATTTCTGCACATCATGATGCAGTTGAAGGTAAGTCTCTGGAAAGCATGATCTGGTCCTTAGCGGTGCATAccccataccctcttgggacctgtcCCTGGTGCTCAGGGCACTTCAGAGGCCTCTCTTTGAGCCTTTGCAGTCGGTGGAGTTGAAGATCCTGTCACTTAAGACAGTCCTCTTTGTTGCATTGGCCTcaatcaagagggtaggggacctgcaggctTTTTCGGTCAAAGAATCGTGACTGGCGTTCGGGCCGGCAGACTGAGACCCCGGcttggatatgtgcccaaggttcctaccccCCGTTTAGGGACCatgtagtgaacctgcaagtgCTGACCccagaggaggcagacccagccctagcttttcTCTGTCCCGTCGTGCTCTGTGGTGCTATGTGGACAGAAGACCTCAAAGCAGCTCTTCGTCTATTATGGAGGctagcagaagggaaaggctgtctccaagcagaggttagcccactggatagtggatgctaTTGTCTTGGCATACCAATCCCAAGACACGCCTTGCCCGTTCGGGTAGCAAGCACACTCAACTAGGATTTTTGCTTCCTCCTGGGCGCTCAAGGcacctcgctgacagatatctgtagagctgcgggctgggcgacacctaacacgttcggtAGATTTTATAGTCTTTGTGTAGTGCCAGTTTCCTCCCGTATACTCCAGCGGCCAGTAGTGCAGGGAAATCGCTCAAGTGTCAGCTTGCTGCGCCATTCTCGCTGTCTGGCCAGATACGTTCGCTCATTGCTCCAGTTGGTTACCCAGTACGGCTAATCCAGTGAGCTCCTCCGTAACCCTCCGGCTATCCAATATTCACTGAGTGGGTCATGCAGAATGGCAGTGATGACTCATAAGCGTCTCCAACCCATAGGTAAGTGGGGGTTAAGGAAGCTTATGCAGGGTGCTGGAAGGGGCCAGCAGCATGGCGCTTTGttagggatcccaattcgtcggtcacgaCTGACGTGACATAGtagtgaccgactgaaagggaacgtctcagttaCATATGGTAatcctcgttccctgaaggataGAGACATCACGTCCCATCACCATACCTGCTGTTCTTTCGCTGCGACCGGGTCACCGACTTGGCTTCTCAGCGAAAAGCAATCTGATGCATGCACCTACTTCCATACTTATACCCACGCTGGGTGGGCGAGGCGCAGGATGCAAAGTTTGCATGGCTCGTTGAGTCTCGCTGGCatgatcccaattcgtcggtcatgACCGACGTgacgtctccattccctccagggaacgagggttaccatACAtaacaagacattttttttttttttttttttttagcattttaattaagttaattattttaatataatttaatttaaatcatcATAAGTACTCCTGCGGCTCCCTTAATAAGCGgtggaggatggatggatggatggatggatgatgaatGGATACGGCCCCCTCAGAATGTTTCAAAAGAATCTTCAAAAGAGTTCACATGGTTCACATTCATTTTACTCATTATTCATTTTACGTCAACATTTTGTGGGTTTAATTTTCTTTCAATCTTAATATTTTCAGTGTTGTCTAAGACATTTAGACCCTAAATTTGGACCTTGTATTTATACTAATTACATGTCTCTGTGGAATACAGTACttcattctgattggtcagtttcaGCATTCTGTCATATACTTTTTGTATAGTGACTACTAAGTCTCGTTGACACTAAGAATGATAACTACAAAGATaactttaatgataattatattAGCCTCCAGCCAGCATTGCAGTTATATCGTCTGCttctttaaatgctcaagctctttaaagtcaggtggattctgattggctttctatgtttttttgtttttgtttttttatcattcatcagcaaaaaccgttctgaaagtgattccaatgatattgttcctctgtgtcTTTATCCTCTTTATCCTCATAGAATTAGactgattattaaaactttgtaGTTAGTTGTCGTAGTTATCgctatagttatcatccttggtgtgaatggccATTTAGTCTGTATAACTCACTGATTTCTTACATTTTTCTTGAATCACTCACTCTGCAGTCTTTTTCTTAGAACGTGAATCAATTATTCTGGTGTTCTGACAATTTGTGCTACCCTGTCAGATTGTGCTACCTCCCATTGAAACAGTAGGTAGCACAAAACAATTCAACAGCGAAATATTCTACCTATCATATTGTGCTTCCAGCATTATATTAATGTGGtttctacacctaccccaaccctaaacctacccgtacAATAATGCAGTTGTGGTAGCACAATCTGATATAGCATTATTCGTTGGAAAGTACAAATCGTCAGtgaaaaatgtgctttattAATGTCTACACCTatcccaaccctaaacctaccttgcaacaatacaaatacagtaattttgtgttatttatctTGACAAAAATGATGTAATATTGATGTGCGCATGTGCAGTAAGCCTGGGTAGGACAGTCTGACAGGTAGGAATGTAATAAATTTTTAGGTAGCAATGTAATAAATAGGCCCAGATCAGCTTGTTTCATTGTGTACGTTGAATACTTGCGAGTTCAAAATGTAGCCATGTTGTTATGGTTTTTAGATTAAcagattattataattaatattaaaattatataatattaaaggggtagttcacccaaaaatgaataaataaacccaaaaatgttgaataaagtcgttattttggttttggttttgcgcacaaaaagtattctcgtcgcttcataaaatgaagGCTAAACCACTGcaatgttgactattttaatgatgtctttagtactttctggaccttgaaagtgttgattttattgctgtctatggacgagtcatacacctctaggatttcatcaaaaatatattaatttgttttccgaagatgaacgaaggtcttacgttgtggaacgacatgagcttgagtaattaatggcagaattttcatttttgggtgaactaaccctttaatataatattaataatctttTACTAGTATATATTTTCACATTCCAGATTTTTAAACACAATGACTATATGGACAATAAACTACTATATGAATGCAAGAACCAGTTTTGTCAATTATAAATGATAGTCAACAGCCAAACTCACAAGCCTCGAGTGGTTTATAAAGTTGATCTGAGATCACATCTGCATTCATCCGTCCTTCCTGTTCCCATTAACAAGAGCTACAATCAGCCAGCTGCCcctcattaaaatgttaatgctTTGCTTTTGATGCTGCCAGAGTGTCTAAAGCATGGATATCGGTTTCCCCTCACAATCGTTTGGGGAAGAGCTTTGCCTATTGCAAAATCAGTGGGGCATTTCTTCCCGAGTGTTTGATTGGTGCTCAGCCTCCACTGTCTGTCTCAACTGAACCAGAGAGATGTAGAGAGAAATTCAGTGGTACAGCTTCACAATTAGCCtgcatattttctttaaaatgggACTGAAATGCTGATTTATAGCAACAGTGATATTGGCATGACTGTTGACATGAGCAAACAGGTTTACGGACTGAATGCATTCTAAATAATGCTATCTGACAATTTGAATTATACTTTCAACatgatgaggtcatgtgacaacagtgtagaaaacaactgtttaaatgttaataGTAGAATAATGCCTACTGTTTTACTTAGTAGGCAGTATAGTGTTTGTAACGGTTATGTTTGGTTTTGACATTCTGCTCAGTTTTCTTTAGTTTCTGTTTCCCCACTCTGcttagggtacatttacacgacaacaatgtactaaaaatggaaaagtttttcctttgcatttttcgaGTACAAACAACACAACTGTcgaaacgatccccgttcacacggatctgcgaaaacaactaaaaacactgtattatgcatgccataTCAGTAGTTGATGTCACTTTGTTAAGAAAATATctgtgcctatagactgaacacataatacgcatgcacatggcgtcactgttttcacaaattcacatttttgtagtttacatgcaGATGATAACAGTAGgctattgttttcaaaaatgtgcactttgaaacccgttttcaaaagtttgcattttcatacCCCCAGAACTCATTACTCCCTAGTTTGTTTCTATGGTAACtctttgattaattgattatcTTCACTTGTTCCTTATTTAGTTTCCTTTGTTTGTATTGTATACTCCTGTGTTTTAGTCACGCTTGGTCAGCTCTCATTTATGTATAGTGTGGTTTATGTTCCTGTGATGAATCTAATGTTCTCCtaagtgtttgtttatttatatcttCTTTGTCTTCTTCGTGCGCTGCTACCACCACACAGTGTTTAGTGTGCTGTATTCAGCAAGTTTTAGGCTTGTATTTCATTCCAAACACTGCAAAGTGAACTATCACACACTTAAGCTTTTTACATGTTCAGCACCGTAAAAAGTGTAGCTTgccattgttattgttatttacCTGATCTTACACTTAAATTTAGCTTTGTTGGTATAACGTAGTATATTTAAGTTGGTTAAGTgatgttaaataacatttttcatttagattcaaataaaatcaattaatttaaatgttatgaatTGAAGCAGGTTTTTTAAGTGAAGACCTGAATGCTTTTCATGCTTTAAAATAGTATGAACTTAATTATCATGTATGTACTTATCAGTATGAACTTAGCTTGCATTTCCTTTTGTTTCGCAGGATGGATGACATCCAGTTATGTAAAGAAATTACAAGACTGAAGAAAGAGCTTCAAAAGCTTCTGTCTATCCCAGGTGAGATCTGGGAATGCCTCTGGCATATATTacataaagatttttaaaattacagtacCGATTTAAAAGTCACTTTCACTGTACCTTTACTGAAGTTACCGATAAAAATTAGAGATCTCTCTCTTTATTGAATTGTTTTACAATTTTCTAAAAGTAGCACAACAAGAAAACATGCACTTCCAGTTAAGCCACTAAATTCCAACCTCGttttgcataaattattttgttttttcttgtagAGTAAGAAGTGTCCCAGCCTTAGTAAACATGACAATGAAAGCTGTTActtggtaaaaataaataaataaatccattttCAGATAATGACAAGTCTAAtgaagataaacagaaagagGAAGAGCTTCTGAAACAGATTCATAAATTAGTGGAGGCCAGAGACTTCCTGGTAGATGACGTGGAGTTTGAGCGCCTCAGGTGAGCCAATTTCACCATGCTGGAAAATGATGGAAGCTGACACACAATTCATTTGCACCCTTTATTAAATCTCTGACTGAGCTCAATTCCAAGGCAGAAGGGATTCTGTCTAAGgcctgagggaaaaaaaaaacattactcaCACTCTAAGTACAGAAGTAATAggattttatttgtaataaagcCATGCTGCCATGATTTCAGGAACTGAATTCAGGAAAATTCTCCTCAGTGCTTGGCATCTGCAAATTTTGTGATTGACTCTGGGCTTTAAATCCAGtgtttatatgtttatgttttGCCTTGTCTATAATAATGGCAGTATATTGACATAAAGGCAGAAGACCACAAAAATGCTTCAAAGATTTAATGTATTCTTTTCGTGTATTCTTTCAGTTTTAATACATTCTTATTATCAGTGCTAGAGAACAATTACTATATTGCAGCTCTATGTTAAGAATTATCAGCTGAGGAAAGATTGAACAGCGCTGGATGTATTTTTAGTCCAGCTGATGTTAAAGATGCAGTGAACATCCTGTTGCCGGCACTGTGTAGGTCAATTACCAGCCATTTTTGAAAGGCTGGAATAGAAGTCATTGAACATGTTGCAAACTATTTACTTCTACTGAGCAGAAGTCTTTTTTAAAACCAGCAGAATACTTTGAATAAGAAGAAACAGAAATGCAGATATAAATTAATGCACAttatatttttagattaaatTTCCCAGCAATAATATCAAACCTTGAACTAATTGAAGGACATGAAGACCATGCATAAACAGCGAATTACACCGTAATCATCATAGTTACCTCTTCTATACAGGGAACGGGAGGAAGACAAAGAGATGGCTGAGTTTCTTAAGTCCAAATTACCAAAAAGCTCTCAATCCAAGAGTAAGTCATTCTTTTATGCTTGGTTGAACAAAGTAatgtttatgattttaatatttatgcatAGCATATGCTAACTACAACTTGTTACTCAGTAAGCTATCTAGGGTTAATACACATACCGGTGGGACTTTCTAATCATTTATCGTTGaccatattttaaatatttcaaatggcTTAGCCCCTTACACAATAGCATTTAGAAAGCTAAACATCTCagacacaaaacaaataaaataagaatacaaatattaaaaacaaaaatatgaaatattatcgTCAAATACATAAAGACCTCAAATCAAAATTTTCCAGCCCTTACTGGCAAACTGtcaatatttgtttgtttaattcagtatatttaataaaatgcataataactagagatgcactgatactaaatttctctgccgatacctatagctgattattcagaatgaaatctgccgataccgatagtttgatttattttattttttttaagaaataaaaaaatctctcccaaataatgctgcaaatgatacagggaaccctctcatttggtacattactataatattagaggttaaaattaacaacagagctaTTATATTCAACtggtatttattttcatatatactaattacactcaaataatcggttgcacataaggtagttttcatacacttgttttcatgacaatttaTTCAAGCATACATATATAATTGAGCATGTATGTACTGTAGGTTACAAATGTAACACTGGTTCCATGAGAAGGGGGACGAGACACTACGTCTCGTTGCCATGCTTCAGGTATGCCTGCCATGTCTCCTACAGACTACAGTTCTACAGACACCCTTTTATACTTAGGTCGCACCGgtagtgacgtcataggctTTCACCGTCCAATGTCATTGTCGCATTTAGACATATGCTCCAGACTCTCcagctctctgtgagcctccttgatGGGTTGAGCAGTAATTTTACTCACCTTGTTCTTGAGGGTCAGAATGCAGAGTACTTTGCTCACCAGAGCTCTGTTTAGACAGTGATGTCAAGTTGAATGGCTCTCTGCTGGTCTCCTTGTTAAGCTGTTTTTAGGGTAGCGTGTAGTCATGCCTCCTCGCACTCAAGTGGGTCGTTATGCTGAGGTCTCTGTTCCCCAGAGCTCTGTCTAAGCAGTGACAAGTTGAATGGCTCTCTGCAAGCCTCGGAAAGCTGTCTTAGGGTTGAGCAGGGAATGTACTACCCTCGTTCTAGAGGGTCTGTATATGCAGAGTACTCCACTCCCCAGAGCTCTGTTTAGACAGAAGTATCGAGTCGATTGGCTCTCTACAAGCCTCTTTGGTTAACCGTCTTCTAGGTTGAGCATGTATGTACTGTAGGTTACAAATGTAAcactggttccctgagaaggggaacgagacactgcgtctcgTTGCCATGCTTCAGGTATGCCTGCCATGTCTCCTACAGGCTATAGTTGTACAGACACCCTTTTATACTCACGTCGCACTGGTAGTGACATCATAGGCTTTCACCAGCCAGTGCCATTGTCGCATTTAGACACATGCTCCAGACACCGGTCATGCTGGAGGCATTCCCCATAGGGTCTTGCAAATGGAGTGTcttgttccccttctcagggaaccagggttgcATTTGTAACCTAAGCGTTTTTTTCGTGCTGTAACTTTTATTACAGTGGAAGAAATGACTCTCGCTGCCACTTGAACTGAGGTTCAACAGCGATCTGTCatgtcacatttaagagtgtcAAAATTTATAGCAGTCCGAACACGTTTTTCCacccccttttgattgacaggatataatagGCCATGGCCAATAgtgaaaataattgcttttatcaTCTGATACCGATTTTTGGCCGATTTATCTGTGTATctctaataataacaataacacaacaatataaatattatgatgttaatgttaataacaaAACTTATTAACAATAACTTCCTTGGCTGCTGACCCTGGCCTGTTCTTCCTTTACTATATATTGTGTAATGCATCATCTCAGTTTAATAATAGACTGTGGGCAAACTGGGACAGTGTCAGTGTCGCATTagacaaagaaaatgaaagtaacatgaaaaacattatgaaaaaaatctgattCGCAGAAgaaccttgaaaaaaaaaaaaaaaaaaatcatgtaatggtttccacaaaaatattatattaactgTTATCAGCatcgataataataagaaatgtttcttgaacaccaaatatTAAATCTTACAatgagtaatggctgctgaaaatttagctttaaataacattttaaaatgtattaaaataaaaaacagtcattttaaattgtaacaatatttcacagtatttcacattttttatcaaataaatgcagcctaatGAGCATAatagactttcaaaaacatacaaaatcatACCGCcctcaaacttttgagtggtaatatataaatttatatcataattatagtatatcaatcatattttgcttttttaaataaccTTATATACCTTTTATAACCTTACCACTGTTGTCTGATAACAAATGCAACATCCACACAACAAAACtattaaaagcatttaaaaaattttggggaaaaaatcgACCAAAGAAAATGGGAACATATCCTAACTGTCCTCACGATGAATGATGTGTGGATAAAACCTACACATTTTACCTTGGTAAACTCATTGCATCTTTGTGTATAAAAAAGCTCTTTGTCTATGCATCTCTTCTGTGTAGATGTTGCTCACAGTGGGAGGAGACCCCCCAGAGCCCAGCAGAACACCACTCCCTTTGTAACCAAGACTGGCCTCACTTTACTGAAAGAGTGCTGTGGATTCACCTGCTCTATAATGTAAAAGACATACTTTTGGCAGTGGCAGCAGGAAAACAATGCGATTCTGGAGCCTTGGATGAGGGTGACCTTTTAATGACACCAGGAGACTCGAAGAACATGGCGTGAACCAACACTAGAGGTTTATTGAAAGACAAAGCTACAGAGTATTCTGTTAAAGAATAGCTGTCTATGCGTTTCTCTTATATTCTTTCGCTCCTATTTGCTAGCTTTCTACCTAACTTcttttttctgtcaaaaattgTTTCACTGTGTTACAAAGAACATTTTGTGCCCTCTCCAGGGT
This window harbors:
- the pik3r6a gene encoding bMERB domain-containing protein 1, which encodes MDEKRRASCQYGSLEYTKWKTDVDQTEADVVSMADSTITVGDIEGELCKIERIRDILVRRESELRYMMDDIQLCKEITRLKKELQKLLSIPDNDKSNEDKQKEEELLKQIHKLVEARDFLVDDVEFERLREREEDKEMAEFLKSKLPKSSQSKNVAHSGRRPPRAQQNTTPFVTKTGLTLLKECCGFTCSIM